DNA from Thermodesulfobacteriota bacterium:
TCGGGCTCCGAGATTCTCCAATTCCCGGATCTTGGTATCCTTGGAGAGGCTGGTAGTAGCAATAATCGGTGATTCATGTGCCTTAAAAAGAGCTGATTCCGGTGAAATTTTAAGCATGCTGTCTAGAACCACCGGTATCGGCTGGCGGTTATTTTTTTCCTCTAGCCTCACCGTGAGCCGAGGATTATCTTTTGTAACAGTCTCAATCCCGACCAGAATTGCATCGACCTTATTTCTTAGCTCGTGTGCGTATTTCCTTTGGGTTTGGCTGCCAATCCATTTTGAGTCTCCGCTGAAGGTTGCAATCTTCCCGTCTAAGGTTGCGACGAGTTTCAGAATAACGAATGGATCCCCTGTGGTTATATACTTGAAAAAGTGCTGATTAATCTCTTTACACCTTTCTTCGAGCGTGCCAACCACTACTTCTATCCCACTTTTTCTGAGTCTTTCTATTCCTTTTCCCCTTACCTTTGGGTTTAAATCAAGGGTACCTACAACCACCTTGGATATCCCTTTGTCTATGATGGCGTCGACGCAGGGCGGGGTTCTTTTGTCGGGGTGGCAGCAGGGCTCGAGCGTCACGTATAAGGTGGAGCCTTTTAGGTTATGTCCTTTTCGCTCCGCATCTAAAAACGCCTCTACCTCGGCATGAGGAAGCCCGGCCTTTTTGTGGTAGCCCTTTCCCCGGATCTTTCCACCCTTTACTACTACCGCTCCAACCAGCGGGTTTGGGCTGGTCATGCCTTCAGCTTTTTTAGCCAGCCTGACAGCTAGGGACATGAATTTTTCGTCAAGGTTTTTAGGCATGTAGCTTTGGGAATTCGGATTGCGGATGGAAAGGTTAATTCCCAGATTCGCAATCGGCAATCCGAAATTATCTAATGCAGTGTTTCCTTC
Protein-coding regions in this window:
- the ribD gene encoding bifunctional diaminohydroxyphosphoribosylaminopyrimidine deaminase/5-amino-6-(5-phosphoribosylamino)uracil reductase RibD, with amino-acid sequence MPKNLDEKFMSLAVRLAKKAEGMTSPNPLVGAVVVKGGKIRGKGYHKKAGLPHAEVEAFLDAERKGHNLKGSTLYVTLEPCCHPDKRTPPCVDAIIDKGISKVVVGTLDLNPKVRGKGIERLRKSGIEVVVGTLEERCKEINQHFFKYITTGDPFVILKLVATLDGKIATFSGDSKWIGSQTQRKYAHELRNKVDAILVGIETVTKDNPRLTVRLEEKNNRQPIPVVLDSMLKISPESALFKAHESPIIATTSLSKDTKIRELENLGARVLVIKGDDKGHVDLKSLVKKLGGMEITSILIEGGSEVAASALKNGIVDKIIFFYAPKIIGADGISMIGPLGISKVSEALTLGNIELKKIGEEFVVEGNLSKE